In Dama dama isolate Ldn47 chromosome 9, ASM3311817v1, whole genome shotgun sequence, the following proteins share a genomic window:
- the DAPK3 gene encoding death-associated protein kinase 3, whose translation MSTFRQEDVEDHYEMGEELGSGQFAIVRKCRQKGTGKEYAAKFIKKRRLSSSRRGVSREEIEREVNILREIRHPNIITLHDIFENRTDVVLILELVSGGELFDFLAEKESLTEDEATQFLKQILDGVHYLHSKRIAHFDLKPENIMLLDKNVPNPRIKLIDFGIAHKIEAGNEFKNIFGTPEFVAPEIVNYEPLGLEADMWSIGVITYILLSGASPFLGETKQETLTNISAVNYDFDEEYFSNTSELAKDFIRRLLVKDPKRRMTIAQSLEHSWIKAIRRRNVRREDSGRKPERRRLKTARLKEYTIKSHSSMPPNNTYINFERFSKVLEEVAAAEEGLRGLEHSRRLFHEDLEALTAIYEEKEAWYREENESLGQDLRRLRQELHKTEALQRQAQEEAKGALLGASGLKRRFSRLENRYEALAKQVASEMRFVQDLVRAMEQEKLQEGECSLR comes from the exons ATGTCAACATTCAGGCAGGAGGATGTGGAAGACCACTATGAGATGGGAGAGGAGCTGGGAAG CGGACAGTTTGCAATTGTGCGGAAATGCCGGCAGAAGGGCACCGGGAAGGAGTACGCAGCCAAGTTCATCAAGAAGCGCCGCCTGTCATCTAGCCGCCGGGGAGTGAGCCGAGAGGAGATCGAGCGGGAGGTGAACATCCTGCGGGAGATCCGGCACCCCAACATCATCACACTTCACGACATCTTTGAGAACAGGACGGATGTGGTGCTCATCCTTGAGCTGGTCTCAGGCGGCGAGCTCTTCGACTTCCTGGCCGAGAAGGAGTCGCTGACCGAGGACGAGGCCACCCAGTTCCTCAAGCAGATCCTGGACGGTGTCCACTATCTGCACTCTAAGCGCATTGCCCACTTTGACCTCAAG CCAGAAAACATCATGCTCCTGGACAAGAATGTGCCCAATCCACGGATCAAGCTCATTGACTTCGGCATTGCCCACAAGATCGAGGCAGGGAACGAGTTCAAGAACATCTTTGGGACCCCAGAGTTCGTGG CTCCTGAAATCGTCAACTATgagcccctgggtctggaagcagACATGTG GAGCATTGGCGTCATCACCTATATCCT CCTGAGTGGCGCGTCCCCGTTCCTGGGTGAAaccaagcaggagaccctgacCAACATCTCGGCTGTGAACTACGACTTTGACGAGGAGTACTTCAGCAACACCAGCGAGCTGGCCAAGGACTTCATCCGCCGGCTACTTGTTAAAGACCCCAA GAGGAGAATGACCATCGCCCAGAGCCTGGAGCATTCCTGGATCAAG GCCATCCGGCGGCGGAATGTGCGGCGGGAGGACAGCGGCCGGAAGCCAGAGCGGCGGCGCCTGAAGACGGCACGCCTCAAGGAATACACCATCAAGTCGCACTCGAGCATGCCCCCCAACAACACCTACATCAACTTCGAGCGCTTCTCCAAGGTGCTGGAGGAGGTGGCGGCGGCTGAGGAGGGCCTGCGCGGGCTGGAGCACAGCCGGCGCCTGTTCCATGAGGACCTAGAGGCGCTGACAGCCATCTACGAGGAGAAGGAGGCCTGGTACCGTGAGGAGAACGAGAGCCTAGGCCAGGACCTGCGGCGGCTGCGCCAGGAGCTGCACAAGACGGAGGCGCTACAGCGGCAGGCACAGGAGGAGGCCAAGGGTGCCCTGCTCGGGGCCAGTGGGCTCAAGCGCCGCTTTAGCCGCCTGGAGAACCGCTACGAGGCACTGGCCAAGCAAGTGGCCTCCGAGATGCGGTTCGTGCAGGATCTGGTGCGCGCCATGGAGCAGGAGAAGCTGCAGGAGGGGGAGTGCAGCCTCCGCTAG
- the EEF2 gene encoding elongation factor 2 has protein sequence MVNFTVDQIRAIMDKKANIRNMSVIAHVDHGKSTLTDSLVCKAGIIASARAGETRFTDTRKDEQERCITIKSTAISLFYELSENDLNFIKQSKDGSGFLINLIDSPGHVDFSSEVTAALRVTDGALVVVDCVSGVCVQTETVLRQAIAERIKPVLMMNKMDRALLELQLEPEELYQTFQRIVENVNVIISTYGEGESGPMGNIMIDPVLGTVGFGSGLHGWAFTLKQFAEMYVAKFAAKGEGQLGPAERAKKVEDMMKKLWGDRYFDPATGKFSKSANSPDGKKLPRTFCQLILDPIFKVFDAIMNFKKEETAKLIEKLDIKLDSEDKDKEGKPLLKAVMRRWLPAGDALLQMITIHLPSPVTAQKYRCELLYEGPPDDEAAMGIKSCDPKGPLMMYISKMVPTSDKGRFYAFGRVFSGLVSTGLKVRIMGPNYTPGKKEDLYLKPIQRTILMMGRYVEPIEDVPCGNIVGLVGVDQFLVKTGTITTFEHAHNMRVMKFSVSPVVRVAVEAKNPADLPKLVEGLKRLAKSDPMVQCIIEESGEHIIAGAGELHLEICLKDLEEDHACIPIKKSDPVVSYRETVSEESNVLCLSKSPNKHNRLYMKARPFPDGLAEDIDKGEVSARQELKQRARYLAEKYEWDVAEARKIWCFGPDGTGPNILTDITKGVQYLNEIKDSVVAGFQWATKEGALCEENMRGVRFDVHDVTLHADAIHRGGGQIIPTARRCLYASVLTAQPRLMEPIYLVEIQCPEQVVGGIYGVLNRKRGHVFEETQVAGTPMFVVKAYLPVNESFGFTADLRSNTGGQAFPQCVFDHWQILPGDPFDNTSRPSQVVAETRKRKGLKEGIPALDNFLDKL, from the exons ATG gtGAACTTCACAGTAGACCAGATCCGGGCCATCATGGACAAGAAGGCCAACATCCGGAACATGTCTGTCATTGCCCACGTGGACCATGGCAAGTCCACTCTGACGGACTCCCTGGTGTGCAAGGCGGGTATCATCGCCTCTGCCCGGGCTGGGGAGACCCGCTTCACTGACACCCGGAAGGACGAGCAGGAGCGTTGCATCACCATCAAGTCAAC GGCCATCTCCCTTTTCTACGAGCTTTCAGAGAACGACTTGAATTTCATCAAGCAGAGCAAGGATGGCTCTGGCTTCCTCATCAACCTCATCGACTCCCCTGGGCACGTCGACTTTTCTTCAGAGGTGACAGCCGCGCTCCGTGTCACTGATGGTGCCTTGGTGGTGGTCGACTGCGTGTCGG gtgtgtgtgtgcagacagAGACGGTGCTGCGCCAGGCCATCGCTGAGCGCATCAAGCCGGTGCTGATGATGAACAAGATGGACCGGGCCCTGCTTGAGCTGCAGCTGGAGCCTGAGGAGCTCTACCAAACCTTCCAGCGCATCGTGGAGAACGTCAATGTCATCATCTCCACCTATGGCGAGGGCGAGAGCGGCCCCATGGGCAACATCATG ATTGACCCTGTCCTTGGTACTGTTGGCTTCGGGTCTGGTCTCCACGGTTGGGCCTTTACCCTGAAGCAGTTTGCAGAGATGTATGTGGCCAAGTTTGCCGCCAAGGGCGAGGGGCAACTGGGGCCTGCTGAGCGGGCCAAGAAGGTGGAGGACATGATGAAAAAGCTGTGGGGAGACCG ATACTTTGATCCAGCCACCGGCAAGTTCAGCAAGTCAGCCAACAGCCCTGATGGCAAGAAGCTGCCACGGACGTTCTGCCAGCTCATCCTGGACCCAATCTTCAAG GTGTTTGATGCAATCATGAACTTCAAGAAAGAGGAGACGGCAAAACTAATTGAAAAACTGGACATCAAGTTGGACAGTGAAGATAAGGACAAAGAGGGCAAACCACTTCTGAAG GCTGTGATGCGCCGCTGGCTGCCTGCTGGGGACGCCCTGCTGCAGATGATCACCATCCACCTGCCTTCCCCTGTGACGGCCCAGAAGTACCGCTGTGAGCTCCTGTACGAGGGGCCCCCAGACGATGAGGCAGCCATGG GCATTAAAAGCTGTGATCCCAAAGGCCCTCTCATGATGTACATTTCCAAAATGGTGCCGACCTCTGACAAAGGTCGGTTCTATGCTTTCGGCCGGGTCTTCTCAGGGCTGGTGTCCACTGGACTGAAGGTCCGCATCATGGGACCCAACTATACTCCTGGGAAGAAGGAGGACCTGTACCTGAAGCCAATCCAGAG GACAATCCTGATGATGGGCCGTTACGTGGAGCCCATCGAGGATGTGCCTTGTggcaacattgtgggcctggTGGGTGTGGACCAGTTCCTGGTGAAGACTGGCACCATCACCACCTTCGAGCATGCCCACAACATGCGAGTGATGAAGTTCAGTGTGAGCCCTGTTGTCAGGGTTGCTGTGGAGGCCAAGAACCCAGCCGACCTGCCCAAGCTGGTGGAAGGTCTGAAGCGGCTGGCCAAGTCGGACCCCATGGTGCAG TGCATCATCGAGGAATCTGGGGAGCACATCATCGCAGGGGCTGGGGAGCTGCACTTGGAGATCTGCCTCAAGGATCTGGAGGAGGATCACGCCTGCATCCCCATCAAG AAATCTGACCCAGTTGTCTCATACCGGGAGACTGTCAGTGAGGAGTCGAACGTGCTCTGCCTGTCCAAGTCCCCCAACAAGCACAATAGGCTTTACATGAAGGCACGGCCCTTCCCTGACGGCCTGGCTGAGGACATCGACAAGGGCGAGGTGTCCGCCCGCCAGGAGCTCAAGCAGCGGGCCCGCTACCTGGCTGAGAAGTACGAGTGGGACGTGGCCGAGGCCCGTAAGATCTGGTGCTTCGGCCCTGATGGCACAGGCCCCAACATCCTCACGGACATCACCAAGGGTGTGCAGTACCTCAATGAGATCAAGGACAGCGTGGTGGCTGGCTTCCAGTGGGCCACCAAGGAG GGGGCGCTGTGCGAGGAGAACATGCGGGGCGTGCGCTTTGATGTCCATGATGTGACGCTGCACGCTGATGCCATCCACCGTGGGGGTGGCCAGATCATCCCCACGGCTCGGCGCTGCCTGTATGCCAGTGTGCTGACTGCTCAGCCCCGGCTCATGGAGCCCATCTATCTTGTGGAGATCCAG TGTCCGGAACAAGTGGTTGGTGGCATCTACGGTGTCTTGAACAGGAAGCGGGGTCATGTCTTTGAGGAGACCCAGGTGGCCGGCACGCCTATGTTTGTTGTGAAGGCCTACCTTCCTGTCAATGAGTCCTTCG GCTTCACTGCTGACCTGAGGTCCAACACGGGCGGCCAGGCCTTCCCCCAGTGTGTGTTTGACCACTGGCAGATCCTGCCCGGTGACCCCTTTGACAACACCAGCCGCCCCAGTCAAGTGGTGGCGGAGACGCGCAAGCGCAAAGGCCTGAAAGAAGGCATCCCAGCCCTGGACAACTTCCTGGACAAGTTGTAG